A genomic region of Papaver somniferum cultivar HN1 chromosome 7, ASM357369v1, whole genome shotgun sequence contains the following coding sequences:
- the LOC113294765 gene encoding uncharacterized protein LOC113294765, with protein MVKRGYELASRCCVCEESQDSMNHLLWHCYFSVEIWIWLVNIFEVGLPHSFDNIWNYSNNKSPLMKEVWITAACSVIKELWFQKNKKYFEEVKPNIQHFKQNIIKMVSEGGLRMKGTKWNHNYDLQIIDFFNLGCRQNKFQCIKSFYWIPPQIGFTLFYCDGASVGNPRAAGFGIVVRNHLCQVVGGMAAGIGIATNYIAETYVVVCAAELTVEWGKKHIIISSDSKTVISEFARNQLPWFTRMRWLK; from the coding sequence ATGGTGAAAAGAGGATATGAATTAGCTTCCAGATGTTGTGTATGTGAGGAAAGCCAAGACAGTATGAATCATTTGTTATGGCACTGTTATTTTAGTGTAGAAATTTGGATCTGGCTCGTAAATATCTTTGAAGTTGGTCTTCCTCATTCTTTTGATAATATCTGGAACTATTCAAATAATAAAAGTCCTCTCATGAAAGAAGTTTGGATTACTGCTGCTTGCTCTGTTATCAAGGAACTATGGtttcaaaagaataaaaaatattttgaggaggtCAAGCCAAATATTCAGCATTTCAagcaaaacataataaaaatggTATCTGAAGGAGGACTTAGAATGAAGGGCACTAAATGGAATCATAATTATGATCTTCAAATAATTGATTTCTTCAATTTGGGTTGCAGACAAAACAAATTTCAGTGCATTAAAAGTTTCTACTGGATTCCTCCACAAATAGGTTTTACTCTCTTCTATTGTGATGGAGCATCAGTGGGTAATCCACGAGCAGCAGGATTTGGTATTGTTGTAAGGAATCATCTGTGTCAGGTGGTTGGGGGTATGGCTGCAGGTATTGGTATTGCTACCAATTATATTGCAGAAACTTATGTTGTGGTATGTGCAGCTGAATTGACTGTTGAATGGGGTAAAAAGCATATAATTATAAGTTCAGATTCTAAAACTGTCATATCAGAATTTGCCAGAAATCAACTGCCTTGGTTCACTAGAATGAGATGGTTGAAATAA